In Pseudobythopirellula maris, a single window of DNA contains:
- a CDS encoding Fur family transcriptional regulator, with product MTTPVSKDAAWAKGLLRDAGLRATAARSAVLRRLSETSTPQSHAEVVQHLSDAGFDQSTLFRCLNELAGAGLLARLDLGDQVRRFELTGPDSEGVAEHAHFMCVDCGKMTCLEGFSVKLSPERGPRRKAIGEITEVLLRGHCGDCG from the coding sequence GTGACCACCCCTGTTTCCAAAGACGCCGCCTGGGCCAAGGGCCTGCTCCGCGACGCCGGACTCCGTGCGACCGCCGCCCGGTCCGCCGTGCTGCGGCGGCTCTCCGAGACCTCGACCCCGCAGAGCCACGCCGAGGTGGTCCAGCACCTGAGCGACGCGGGGTTCGATCAGTCGACGCTGTTCCGCTGCCTCAACGAGTTGGCCGGAGCCGGGCTGCTGGCGCGCCTCGACCTGGGCGATCAGGTGCGGCGGTTCGAATTGACCGGGCCCGACAGCGAGGGCGTCGCCGAGCACGCCCACTTCATGTGCGTCGACTGCGGCAAGATGACCTGCCTCGAGGGATTCTCGGTCAAGCTCAGCCCGGAGCGCGGCCCGCGTCGCAAGGCGATCGGGGAGATCACCGAGGTGCTGCTGCGAGGCCATTGCGGCGATTGCGGCTGA
- a CDS encoding DUF1570 domain-containing protein produces MPPKPKRRLALAPRGALFALLAAAAASSPAAEFMFSAKVDGRRLEGRPLTWTETSIALLGRDGALYEFAAKQALEPKKTAPTFRGYTSQEMRRALEEEFDGRFGFTSTSHYLVAHPRGDKAEWAQRFEDLYRSLVAYFRVRGFTPREPDYPLVAVVFANRSDYRSYVQESSVATPQGALGHYEPKSNRVYLYDQKFRGDDWAENAATVIHEATHQTAYNTGLHRRFTVTPRWVAEGLAMMFEARGVYDPRGYDTQTQRLNWGRLIDFREMVVSTRSPGKIAAFIASDQSFERNTLPAYAQAWALSFFLCETRPQEYSRYLATTARRPLFAKYPPAQRVADFREAFGDDLELLDAQFMSYIARLR; encoded by the coding sequence ATGCCCCCCAAGCCGAAGCGTCGCCTCGCCCTCGCCCCCCGCGGCGCTCTCTTTGCGCTGCTTGCAGCGGCCGCTGCAAGCAGCCCCGCGGCGGAGTTCATGTTCAGCGCGAAGGTCGACGGCCGCCGGCTCGAGGGCCGGCCGCTCACCTGGACCGAGACCTCGATCGCGCTGTTGGGACGCGACGGCGCCCTCTACGAGTTCGCCGCCAAGCAGGCGCTCGAGCCGAAGAAGACCGCCCCCACGTTCCGCGGCTACACGAGCCAAGAGATGCGCCGGGCGCTGGAGGAGGAGTTCGACGGCCGGTTCGGATTCACCTCCACGTCGCACTACCTGGTGGCCCACCCGCGCGGCGACAAGGCCGAGTGGGCCCAGCGGTTCGAGGACCTGTACCGCTCGCTGGTCGCCTACTTCCGCGTGCGCGGCTTCACGCCGCGCGAGCCCGACTACCCGCTTGTCGCGGTGGTGTTCGCCAACCGGTCGGACTATCGCAGCTACGTGCAGGAGTCGTCGGTCGCCACGCCCCAGGGCGCCCTGGGCCATTACGAGCCGAAGTCGAACCGTGTGTACCTGTACGACCAGAAGTTCCGCGGCGACGACTGGGCCGAGAACGCCGCCACGGTGATCCACGAGGCGACCCACCAAACGGCCTACAACACCGGCCTGCACCGCCGCTTCACCGTCACGCCGCGCTGGGTGGCCGAGGGGCTGGCGATGATGTTCGAGGCCCGCGGCGTGTACGACCCGCGCGGCTACGACACGCAGACCCAGCGGCTCAACTGGGGCCGGCTGATCGACTTCCGCGAGATGGTCGTCTCGACTCGCAGCCCGGGCAAGATCGCGGCGTTCATCGCCAGCGACCAGTCGTTCGAGCGCAACACGCTGCCGGCCTACGCCCAGGCGTGGGCGTTGTCGTTCTTCCTGTGCGAGACCCGCCCTCAGGAGTACAGCCGCTACTTGGCCACGACGGCCCGCCGGCCGCTGTTCGCCAAGTACCCGCCCGCCCAGCGGGTGGCCGACTTCCGCGAAGCGTTCGGCGACGACTTGGAACTGCTCGACGCGCAGTTCATGAGCTACATCGCCCGGCTGCGCTGA
- a CDS encoding DUF1559 family PulG-like putative transporter: MRHNPFSRRSADGIRRGFTLVELLVVIAIIGVLVSLLLPAVQSARESARNTQCKNNIKQLTTALINYDTTQRELPGLINEIKNPASDKFEGNVENWRRASWIVMTFPYQEQGALWDTWTKAFPSDANAALSDGSAGGVDYTPALESLLCPSDTSIIPGSPANSYVGNAGQAFGDPSRTSSCDNTPAGMTCTNFEYGANGVFFDLNRNPNTGDNNPEFVADGREIGGSANQTAVQSSMNYISSGDGTSKTFLVSENMHAVWYTYPPTSDDFNNVNDVRDSKHHFGFVWHNLPDLSDSTLPAEQQRINGATLEAPLDTMAGVPEQWGYPSSNHPGGVNVSFADGHLQYINENIEQRVYAQMMTTKYKRSKYYDESITSGKYPNGTPDRELPQPSEADL; this comes from the coding sequence ATGAGGCACAACCCATTCTCCCGCCGTTCGGCCGATGGCATTCGTCGCGGCTTCACCCTCGTCGAGCTGCTGGTGGTGATCGCGATCATCGGCGTGCTGGTGAGCCTGCTCTTGCCCGCGGTGCAGTCGGCGCGCGAGTCGGCCCGCAACACGCAGTGCAAGAACAACATCAAGCAGCTGACCACGGCGCTGATCAACTACGACACCACGCAACGCGAGCTGCCGGGGCTGATCAACGAGATCAAGAACCCCGCCAGCGACAAGTTCGAAGGCAACGTGGAGAACTGGCGTCGGGCGAGCTGGATCGTGATGACGTTCCCCTACCAAGAGCAGGGCGCTCTGTGGGACACCTGGACCAAGGCCTTCCCGAGCGACGCCAACGCGGCGCTCTCAGACGGCTCCGCGGGGGGCGTCGACTACACGCCCGCGCTGGAGAGCTTGCTCTGTCCGAGCGACACGTCGATCATCCCCGGCAGCCCCGCCAACTCTTACGTCGGCAACGCGGGCCAGGCGTTCGGTGATCCCTCGAGAACCAGCAGCTGCGACAACACCCCGGCGGGAATGACCTGCACCAACTTCGAGTACGGCGCCAACGGCGTGTTCTTCGATTTGAATCGCAACCCGAACACGGGCGATAACAACCCGGAATTCGTGGCCGACGGCCGCGAGATCGGTGGATCGGCGAACCAAACGGCGGTGCAGTCGTCGATGAACTACATCTCGTCGGGCGATGGCACGAGCAAGACGTTCCTGGTGAGCGAGAACATGCACGCGGTGTGGTACACCTACCCGCCCACCAGCGACGACTTCAACAACGTGAACGACGTGCGCGACTCGAAGCACCACTTCGGTTTTGTCTGGCACAACCTGCCCGATCTCTCGGATTCGACGCTCCCGGCCGAGCAGCAGCGGATCAACGGCGCCACGCTCGAGGCGCCGCTCGACACGATGGCCGGCGTGCCGGAGCAGTGGGGCTACCCGTCGAGCAACCACCCGGGCGGGGTGAACGTCTCGTTCGCCGATGGCCACTTGCAGTACATCAACGAGAACATCGAGCAGCGGGTGTACGCCCAGATGATGACGACCAAGTACAAGCGGTCGAAGTACTACGACGAGTCGATCACCTCGGGCAAGTACCCCAACGGCACGCCCGATCGCGAGCTGCCGCAGCCCTCGGAAGCCGACCTCTGA
- a CDS encoding exosortase-associated EpsI family protein produces the protein MLRLIPFVLAAVVIVSMTVIEGGISDRWSTSNHMLDAYVEHLGDAPNELGNWVGTDEVVDDRTQIIAGAKGYVSRDYVNEKEKAFVNLWLIAGHARDTSVHTPDVCYPSQGYQPEISPAKHVMTLGNGDEVEFWTAVFTRSDETGEHSVRVFWTWFRPEKDGGEVVWQAPGDKVKSARYAFGGAKTLMKLYFTAPTTSGEAPEDNVAIDFAELFLPELNKVLADAWPPTQEG, from the coding sequence ATGCTCCGCTTAATCCCGTTCGTGCTCGCCGCAGTCGTGATCGTCTCGATGACCGTGATCGAGGGGGGCATCTCCGACCGCTGGTCGACCTCCAATCACATGCTCGACGCCTACGTCGAACATCTCGGCGACGCCCCCAACGAGTTGGGCAACTGGGTCGGCACGGACGAGGTCGTCGACGACCGAACCCAGATCATCGCCGGCGCCAAGGGATACGTGTCGCGTGATTACGTGAACGAGAAAGAGAAGGCGTTCGTCAACCTCTGGCTGATCGCCGGCCACGCCCGCGACACTTCGGTTCACACGCCCGATGTCTGTTACCCCTCGCAAGGCTACCAGCCGGAAATCAGCCCCGCCAAGCACGTGATGACGCTCGGCAATGGCGACGAGGTTGAGTTCTGGACCGCGGTCTTCACCCGTTCAGACGAGACGGGCGAGCATTCGGTACGCGTGTTTTGGACTTGGTTCAGGCCGGAGAAAGACGGCGGCGAGGTGGTCTGGCAGGCGCCGGGCGACAAGGTGAAGAGCGCACGCTACGCTTTCGGCGGCGCCAAGACTCTCATGAAGCTCTACTTCACCGCGCCGACGACTTCGGGCGAGGCGCCCGAGGACAACGTGGCGATCGATTTCGCCGAGCTCTTCCTGCCCGAGCTCAACAAGGTCCTCGCCGACGCTTGGCCCCCGACCCAGGAAGGCTGA